GAAAATACCTCTATCTCCATGATAAAAAGGCAATTATTCCAGAGATTAGTGACAACCAAACACTCCAACTGCTTAACGTTCGTCACCCTCTTTTAATCAATCCAGTAGCCAACGATTTGCGCTTTGATGAGGATCTCACGGTCATTGTCATTACAGGTCCCAATACTGGTGGTAAAACGGTCATGCTTAAAACTCTAGGACTAGCTCAACTAATGGCTCAATCTGGTCTGCCAATTTTGGCTGATAAGGGCAGTCGTGTAGCCATTTTCCAAGAGATTTTTGCGGATATCGGAGACGAACAGTCTATCGAACAGAGCTTGTCAACTTTCTCTAGTCACATGACGCACATTGTCGAGATTTTGAACACTGCCGACAGCAATAGCTTGGTCTTGGTCGATGAGCTTGGGGCTGGTACCGACCCTCAGGAAGGGGCTAGTCTAGCCATGGCAATCCTAGAGCACCTCCGTTTGAGCCAGATTAAGACCATGGCTACTACTCACTATCCTGAGCTTAAGGCCTATGGGATTGAGACACAACATGTGGAAAATGCTAGCATGGAGTTTGACACAGCAACTCTAAGACCTACCTATCGCTTTATGCAAGGGGTTCCTGGTCGCTCTAACGCCTTTGAGATTGCTCGCCGCCTCGGTTTGAATGAGATTATTGTCAAGGAAGCAGAAAACCTCACTGATACGGATAGTGATGTCAACCGTATCATCGAGCAACTTGAAGCCCAAACTGTGGAAACACAAAAACGTCTGGAGCACATCAAGGACGTTGAGCAAGAGAACCTTAAATTCAACCGTGCGGTCAAGAAACTCTATAATGAATTCTCCCATGAGTACGACAAGGAACTCGAAAAGGCTCAAAAAGAAATTCAAGAGATGGTAGATACAGCTTTAGCTGAAAGCGATAGTATTCTCAAAAATCTCCATGATAAGAGTCAACTCAAGCCTCATGAAGTTATCGACGCCAAAGGGAAACTTAAGAAACTTGCCGCACAAGTCGACCTTTCTAAGAACAAGGTTCTTCGTAAAGCCAAGAAAGAAAAGGCTGCGCGTGCCCCTCGTGTCGGTGATGATATCATCGTTACTGCCTATGGGCAACGTGGTACGCTCACCAGTCAAGCCAAAAATGGTAACTGGGAAGCTCAAGTGGGTCTCATCAAGATGAGCCTAAAGGCAGACGAATTTACTCTGGTTCGTGCCCAAGCAGAAGCACAACAACCCAAGAAAAAACAAATTAATGTGGTTAAAAAAGCCAAGAAGACATCTTCTGATGGGCCTCGTGCCCGTCTAGACCTTCGTGGGAAACGTTACGAAGAAGCCATGCAAGAGCTCGATGCCTTTATTGACCAAGCTCTACTTAACAACATGAGTCAGGTGGAAATCATCCACGGTATTGGTACCGGTGTCATCCGAGATGCTGTAACCAAATATCTCCGCCGTCATCGCCATGTTAAAAATTTTGAATATGCCCCACAAAGTGCTGGTGGTTCCGGATGTACCATCGCAACCTTGGGTTAAAACTAATTAAGAGAGACTGAGACACTATGTCCAGTCTTTTTCATATATCTCAAATCCAAACACAAAAAAGTCTCCCTTAAGCAAGGAAGACGTCTGTTTTCTATATCACACTTGTCCACAAGTGTTGGATAATCTGGCTAACTGGAAAATTCCAATTAATTAAAAGACGCAAAAACCAGCTAGATGACAAGACCGTTTGAATATTGTTTATGGGAACGGTCGCAAGGATATTCCCCAACATCGTCAAAGGTACCAGACTTACCAAGGAAGCAAAAACACCGCCTATCACTTTGAACCGTGTCTGATCAAGGCGCTCAATTCTCACAAAATGGAAGAAAATCCCAAGAAAACGCAAACCATAATAGGCCACACAATAAATGGCGAAGTAGGCGACGCCCGCATAATAGACACGGTCAAGTGAGAAGATATTCTGGTCTGTAAAAAAAGCTACACTGGCATCTTTGGTTGGATTAGTATAAGGTACCCAAAGATTGATAGCCTCTCCCAGAGACTTATAAAAGTAGGCCGCGACGCACATGGCGATAATGACTGAAACCACGTAATAGGCTTGCATAAAGAGACCTCTTCGGTAGCCAATATAGAAATTCCAAGCCATGAGGGCTAAGACAAGAAGTCCAATCATGCGTCATCCTCATCGTCATCACTTTGAGCTGTCGCCTTGACCTTAAGTTGTTCGAGTTGCTTAGCTCTCAAAATTTCCAACTCTTTTTCCATATCTTCAACTTGAATTTCACGTTCCAACTGAGTCGACAAAGAGTTGATGGCCATTAGGATAGCAATCGTTTCATTATCAGCATTTTTCATCTGCTTTTTGATAATTTTATATTTTTCATAAGCAACACGCTCCACCTCTTCCATGAATAAGTTGTCCTTATCAGTTGTTAGCGTGAGATTTTTTTCTCCAAAATGAAATTTGTAACGGTTTTTGTTTGCCATTTGCTTATTAACTGCCTAATCAATGGTGGACATGGAGTCTCCACCGCAGCTTCTCCTTATTTTTGTTTTTAGCACCCTTTTTAGTCAGATTTTAACACCTTCTCCAGGGCGTGTTCGACACATAAATACCAACTGACTCCTCCAATCATCGAAAAAAAGAGCAGAATTTGGCATTCTCTTTCTAATCATTATATCCTAAATTTTAAATTTCGTAAATTTTAGACTTTGTTCTGAGTGTGTCTGTTTTTGGGAGAAAATGAAAAATCATCAATCGAACGCAAATAAAGACCGAAACTTTC
This region of Streptococcus thermophilus genomic DNA includes:
- a CDS encoding endonuclease MutS2; translation: MNTKILDQLEFNKVKDQFTEYLQTEQAQAELRDLVPMTNPERIQNQFTEIQEMSEIFVEHHGFAIGSLRDISEPLRRLELDADLNIQELIAIKKVLQASADLSRFYADLENVELIALKRLFEKIEAFPRLQGSLQSINDGGFIEHFASPELQNIRRQLKACDDAIRQTLQDILKKSGHMLAENLIASRNGRSVLPVKNTYRNRIAGVVHDISSSGNTVYIEPRAVIQLNEKITQLRADERHEMARILHELSDQLRPHTAAIANNAWILGHMDFIRGKYLYLHDKKAIIPEISDNQTLQLLNVRHPLLINPVANDLRFDEDLTVIVITGPNTGGKTVMLKTLGLAQLMAQSGLPILADKGSRVAIFQEIFADIGDEQSIEQSLSTFSSHMTHIVEILNTADSNSLVLVDELGAGTDPQEGASLAMAILEHLRLSQIKTMATTHYPELKAYGIETQHVENASMEFDTATLRPTYRFMQGVPGRSNAFEIARRLGLNEIIVKEAENLTDTDSDVNRIIEQLEAQTVETQKRLEHIKDVEQENLKFNRAVKKLYNEFSHEYDKELEKAQKEIQEMVDTALAESDSILKNLHDKSQLKPHEVIDAKGKLKKLAAQVDLSKNKVLRKAKKEKAARAPRVGDDIIVTAYGQRGTLTSQAKNGNWEAQVGLIKMSLKADEFTLVRAQAEAQQPKKKQINVVKKAKKTSSDGPRARLDLRGKRYEEAMQELDAFIDQALLNNMSQVEIIHGIGTGVIRDAVTKYLRRHRHVKNFEYAPQSAGGSGCTIATLG
- a CDS encoding CvpA family protein, encoding MIGLLVLALMAWNFYIGYRRGLFMQAYYVVSVIIAMCVAAYFYKSLGEAINLWVPYTNPTKDASVAFFTDQNIFSLDRVYYAGVAYFAIYCVAYYGLRFLGIFFHFVRIERLDQTRFKVIGGVFASLVSLVPLTMLGNILATVPINNIQTVLSSSWFLRLLINWNFPVSQIIQHLWTSVI